From a single Cnuibacter physcomitrellae genomic region:
- a CDS encoding AfsR/SARP family transcriptional regulator, with product MTGIDAAAPWSARLGVLGPVSAAPVDGTALVEASGPRAKALLTALLLPAPRAVTADRLIEHVWQDDPPRGAKAALQTLVSRTRAALGDDVVESTVSGYRLGVDRGLTDLGRVELLLERARSEYEGGAVVEASAAASAALALWRGEAGADLPPGVLADELSATAASLQDDLETLIVRTELELGHGDEAEAPARRLCERHPFDDTAHLLLMRCLDAAGRSTDALAVFAEFRGRVADAFGSQPAVELQQLNLDLLDREAAPRRTPRADDDRRPAPPPSSRRRLVRGLRAAPNPLLGRDRALDEIEALLAASRVVTVLGPGGIGKTRVAQEIAHRHAELCDAVVVVELAGVRTGDDVVFALGTALGIREVTGGRRLGDAVVRTDLGDRIRSTLDGLDAVLVLDNCEHIIDAAAEWAAALTSDLPRLRILATSRTPLAISSERVFALPPLGVESGSDGADAAVELFLARATAARPDASLPRDAVARLCARLDGLPLAIELAAARIRSMPLDEVERRLSNRFALLTTGDRAAPQRHRTLLAVIEWSWNLLSDAEQRALARLSEFADGFGLGAAAVVLAEDDGTPGSALGEFATQDLLDALISQSLVLVTERDSALRFRMLETVREFGRLQLGRRGELELARDRILAWAAGFAESTLGDLSGRTQIEAFRRVSLDEDNLLDALRRAMAAERPDVVVRVFAMLGYFWSLRSAHSEVIALSPDVFDAIRRFDPDEASADFAVFALVIIAATMVIAQERVGVVAVGRLRRLVDAHPPTDPLTAAMTGLVLSAGRLDRVEAVAREALDSADPHTVLLGSLASASSAENDGRSEEAERLARRAVSTAVSLGDTWGESMASLLLSQLHSQSGHPAEAIDWAHRARRGMLLLGAENDLRQLDWMIAINDVALGDLDEAEGLFEEVLTSSGSHDEVELRSIGLAGLAEIARARGDRAGALDLYRRSLSSYGSARAKASPWFRLGLASTLATMADDDLADPGDSAILARRLRARTLASLRSSRSFVDRPVLGSSAVGLGTWIGAQRFPDPPLPGSDRVRRPATFDIGLGLRLVALGEVLGARQDAPSLRVAERLDGFRAAVGAPAVEEARSWAAAIPDAERPELVAALLREPGPWSPSMR from the coding sequence GTGACCGGTATCGACGCGGCGGCGCCCTGGTCGGCGCGCCTCGGCGTGCTCGGACCGGTCAGTGCCGCGCCCGTCGACGGGACCGCGCTCGTCGAGGCCTCCGGACCCCGGGCGAAGGCCCTCCTCACGGCGCTCCTGCTCCCGGCACCGCGTGCGGTGACGGCCGACCGGCTCATCGAGCACGTCTGGCAGGACGACCCGCCTCGCGGCGCGAAGGCGGCCCTGCAGACCCTGGTGTCGCGGACGCGCGCCGCGCTCGGCGATGACGTCGTCGAGTCCACCGTCTCGGGCTACCGGCTCGGCGTCGACCGGGGGCTGACCGACCTCGGCCGGGTGGAGCTGCTCCTCGAGCGCGCCCGCTCGGAGTACGAGGGCGGCGCCGTCGTCGAGGCGAGCGCCGCGGCGTCCGCAGCCCTCGCGCTGTGGCGCGGCGAGGCGGGCGCCGACCTGCCGCCGGGCGTCCTGGCCGACGAGCTCAGCGCGACGGCCGCCTCCCTCCAGGACGACCTCGAGACGCTGATCGTGCGCACCGAGCTCGAGCTCGGTCACGGCGACGAGGCGGAGGCTCCTGCGCGGCGGCTCTGCGAGCGCCACCCGTTCGACGACACCGCCCACCTCCTCCTCATGCGCTGCCTCGATGCCGCGGGACGGTCGACGGATGCGCTGGCGGTCTTCGCCGAGTTCCGTGGTCGTGTCGCCGACGCCTTCGGGTCGCAGCCCGCCGTCGAGCTGCAGCAGCTCAACCTCGACCTGCTCGACCGCGAGGCCGCGCCCCGCAGAACGCCCCGGGCCGACGACGACCGACGCCCGGCGCCGCCGCCGTCCTCCCGCAGACGTCTCGTGCGCGGACTCCGCGCCGCGCCGAACCCGCTGCTCGGCCGGGATCGCGCGCTCGACGAGATCGAGGCGCTCCTCGCCGCGTCCCGCGTCGTCACGGTGCTCGGCCCCGGCGGCATCGGCAAGACCCGCGTGGCGCAGGAGATCGCGCACCGGCATGCCGAGCTGTGCGACGCCGTCGTGGTGGTCGAGCTCGCCGGCGTGCGCACGGGCGACGACGTCGTCTTCGCGCTCGGGACCGCGCTCGGCATCAGGGAGGTCACCGGAGGCCGACGACTCGGCGACGCCGTGGTGCGGACCGACCTCGGCGACCGGATCCGCAGCACGCTCGACGGTCTCGACGCGGTGCTCGTGCTCGACAACTGCGAGCACATCATCGATGCCGCCGCCGAGTGGGCCGCGGCGCTCACGTCCGACCTCCCGCGCCTCCGGATCCTCGCCACGAGCCGCACCCCGCTCGCGATCTCGAGCGAGCGCGTGTTCGCGCTCCCTCCGCTCGGCGTGGAGAGCGGCAGCGACGGCGCGGACGCCGCGGTCGAGCTCTTCCTCGCCCGCGCGACGGCGGCGAGGCCGGACGCGAGCCTCCCCCGCGACGCCGTCGCACGCCTGTGCGCCCGACTCGACGGGCTGCCCCTGGCGATCGAGCTGGCCGCCGCGCGCATCCGCAGCATGCCGCTCGACGAGGTCGAGAGGCGGCTGTCGAACCGATTCGCCCTCCTCACCACCGGCGATCGAGCGGCGCCTCAGCGCCACCGCACGCTCCTGGCGGTGATCGAGTGGAGCTGGAACCTGCTGAGCGACGCGGAGCAGCGCGCGCTGGCCCGGCTGTCGGAGTTCGCCGACGGGTTCGGCCTCGGCGCCGCCGCCGTGGTGCTCGCGGAGGACGACGGCACGCCGGGGTCGGCGCTGGGCGAGTTCGCCACCCAGGACCTCCTCGACGCGCTGATCTCCCAGTCGCTGGTGCTCGTCACGGAGCGCGACTCCGCGCTGCGGTTCCGGATGCTCGAGACCGTCCGCGAGTTCGGACGGCTCCAGCTGGGCCGACGCGGCGAGCTCGAGCTCGCGCGCGACCGCATCCTCGCGTGGGCCGCCGGCTTCGCCGAGTCGACCCTCGGCGACCTCTCCGGCCGGACCCAGATCGAGGCGTTCCGCCGGGTGTCCCTCGACGAGGACAACCTGCTCGACGCGCTGCGCCGCGCGATGGCCGCCGAGCGTCCCGACGTCGTGGTGCGCGTGTTCGCGATGCTCGGGTACTTCTGGTCGCTGAGGAGCGCCCACAGCGAGGTGATCGCGCTCTCCCCCGACGTGTTCGACGCCATCCGGCGCTTCGACCCCGACGAGGCGAGCGCCGACTTCGCCGTCTTCGCGCTCGTGATCATCGCCGCCACGATGGTGATCGCCCAGGAGCGCGTCGGCGTCGTCGCCGTCGGGAGGCTGCGGCGTCTGGTCGACGCGCATCCGCCCACCGACCCCCTGACCGCAGCGATGACCGGCCTGGTCCTCTCGGCCGGCCGGCTGGATCGCGTGGAGGCCGTCGCGCGGGAGGCCCTCGACTCGGCCGACCCGCACACGGTGCTGCTCGGTTCGCTCGCTTCGGCAAGCAGCGCGGAGAACGACGGGCGCTCCGAGGAGGCGGAGAGGCTCGCCCGCCGGGCCGTCTCGACGGCGGTGTCGCTCGGCGACACGTGGGGTGAGTCGATGGCCTCGCTGCTGCTCTCCCAGCTCCACAGTCAGTCCGGCCACCCGGCCGAGGCGATCGACTGGGCGCACCGCGCCCGCCGCGGGATGCTGCTCCTCGGTGCCGAGAACGACCTCAGGCAGCTCGACTGGATGATCGCGATCAATGACGTGGCTCTCGGCGACCTGGACGAGGCCGAGGGCCTGTTCGAGGAGGTCCTCACCTCATCCGGCAGCCACGACGAGGTCGAGCTGCGCTCGATCGGCCTGGCCGGCCTCGCCGAGATCGCCCGCGCCCGCGGCGATCGCGCCGGAGCGCTCGACCTCTACCGCCGTTCGCTCAGCTCCTACGGATCGGCTCGGGCGAAGGCCTCCCCGTGGTTCCGGCTGGGCCTGGCCTCCACGCTCGCGACCATGGCGGACGACGACCTCGCCGATCCGGGGGACTCCGCCATCCTGGCACGGCGGCTGCGAGCGCGGACCCTCGCGAGCCTGCGGTCGTCCCGCTCCTTCGTCGACCGCCCCGTCCTGGGATCGAGCGCCGTCGGGCTCGGCACCTGGATCGGGGCCCAGCGGTTCCCCGATCCGCCGCTTCCGGGGTCGGATCGGGTACGCCGTCCTGCGACGTTCGACATCGGACTGGGCCTCCGCCTCGTCGCTCTGGGCGAGGTCCTCGGCGCCCGGCAGGACGCGCCGTCGCTGCGCGTCGCGGAACGGCTCGACGGATTCCGGGCGGCCGTGGGCGCCCCGGCCGTGGAGGAGGCGCGCTCCTGGGCCGCCGCGATCCCTGACGCCGAACGGCCCGAGCTCGTCGCAGCACTGCTGCGCGAGCCCGGGCCGTGGTCGCCGTCGATGCGGTGA
- a CDS encoding ABC transporter permease, translating into MSTLTITPGTERRLVNHVSLGQTVRNSFTMAYRGLLKIRRTPEQLIDVTLQPIIFTLMFTYIFGGAIAGDVASYLPIIIPGILVQTVITTSVVTGIQLREDMDKGVFDRFKSLPIARIAPLAGALLADTVRYAIATTLVFVMGFIMGFRPEGGIVSVIVAGLLVIVCSWALSWIFAFFGVIARSASSVQGISFLVLFPLTFLSNAFVNPDTMPTWLQGFVNVNPVSHLVSAVRDLTNSGAFGADAWLALLGAAVIVAVFAPLTVRAYMKKA; encoded by the coding sequence ATGAGCACCCTCACCATCACCCCCGGCACCGAGCGCAGGCTCGTCAACCACGTCAGCCTCGGGCAGACCGTCCGCAACTCGTTCACGATGGCCTACCGCGGCCTGCTGAAGATCCGGCGGACACCGGAGCAGCTGATCGACGTCACCCTGCAGCCGATCATCTTCACACTGATGTTCACCTACATCTTCGGCGGGGCCATCGCCGGCGACGTGGCGAGCTATCTGCCGATCATCATCCCCGGCATCCTGGTGCAGACGGTCATCACCACGTCGGTCGTCACGGGCATCCAGCTGCGCGAGGACATGGACAAGGGCGTGTTCGATCGGTTCAAGTCCCTCCCGATCGCGAGGATCGCACCGCTGGCGGGGGCGCTCCTGGCCGACACGGTGCGCTACGCGATCGCGACCACGCTCGTGTTCGTGATGGGCTTCATCATGGGATTCCGCCCCGAGGGCGGCATCGTCTCGGTGATCGTGGCGGGGCTCCTCGTCATCGTCTGCTCGTGGGCGCTGAGCTGGATCTTCGCGTTCTTCGGCGTCATCGCCCGCAGCGCGTCGAGCGTGCAGGGGATCTCCTTCCTGGTGCTCTTCCCGCTGACGTTCCTGTCGAACGCGTTCGTGAACCCCGACACCATGCCCACGTGGCTGCAGGGCTTCGTCAACGTCAACCCGGTCTCGCACCTGGTCTCCGCGGTCCGCGACCTCACCAACAGCGGCGCCTTCGGGGCGGATGCCTGGCTGGCGCTCCTCGGAGCGGCCGTCATCGTGGCGGTGTTCGCGCCGCTCACCGTCCGCGCCTACATGAAGAAGGCGTAG
- a CDS encoding ATP-binding cassette domain-containing protein, whose protein sequence is MTTTDWAVEAHGLVKTFGTNRAVDGVDLTVRTGTVYGVLGPNGAGKTTTIRMLATLLRPDGGSATVFGHDVVREAQVVRQLVGVTGQYASVDETLSATENLVLFSRLNGLSVRAAKAKSEELLEEFGLTEAAKRPLKNFSGGMRRRLDLAASLIAQPPLIFLDEPTTGLDPRTRSQMWDTIRRLVSTGSTVLLTTQYLDEADQLADRIAVIDRGLVVAEGTADELKASVGSSSLQLTLSDPHEADAARRAIADVLGVEAVLSPEAGRITAPMADADTVTDLLIRLRAEGVGVTELSVQKPTLDEVFLTLTGRPATDDDSASDPDAAIDRELEVSRA, encoded by the coding sequence GTGACCACCACGGACTGGGCCGTCGAGGCCCATGGGCTCGTCAAGACGTTCGGCACGAACCGGGCGGTGGACGGCGTCGACCTCACGGTGCGCACCGGGACCGTGTACGGCGTCCTGGGCCCGAACGGAGCGGGCAAGACCACGACCATCCGCATGCTGGCCACCCTGCTGCGGCCCGACGGCGGGAGCGCGACCGTGTTCGGTCACGACGTGGTGCGCGAGGCGCAGGTCGTCCGCCAGCTGGTGGGCGTGACCGGCCAGTACGCCTCCGTCGACGAGACGCTGTCGGCCACCGAGAACCTCGTGCTGTTCTCCCGGTTGAACGGACTCAGCGTCAGGGCGGCGAAGGCGAAGTCGGAGGAGCTGCTGGAGGAGTTCGGGCTGACCGAGGCGGCGAAGCGTCCGCTGAAGAACTTCTCGGGCGGCATGCGCCGCCGCCTCGACCTGGCGGCGAGCCTCATCGCACAGCCGCCGCTGATCTTCCTCGACGAGCCGACCACGGGTCTCGACCCGCGCACGCGCTCGCAGATGTGGGACACCATCCGTCGGCTGGTCTCGACCGGCTCCACGGTCCTGCTCACCACCCAGTATCTCGACGAGGCCGACCAGCTCGCGGACCGCATCGCGGTCATCGACCGCGGTCTCGTCGTGGCCGAGGGCACCGCTGACGAGCTGAAGGCCTCGGTCGGCAGCTCCTCGCTGCAGCTGACGCTGTCGGATCCCCACGAAGCCGACGCCGCCCGTCGCGCGATCGCGGACGTGCTCGGGGTCGAGGCGGTGCTCTCGCCGGAGGCAGGACGCATCACCGCGCCGATGGCCGACGCCGACACCGTCACCGACCTCCTGATCCGGCTCCGGGCGGAGGGCGTCGGCGTCACCGAGCTCTCCGTGCAGAAGCCGACCCTCGACGAGGTCTTCCTCACCCTCACCGGTCGCCCGGCGACCGACGACGACAGCGCATCCGACCCGGATGCCGCCATCGACCGCGAACTGGAGGTCAGCCGCGCATGA
- a CDS encoding thioredoxin domain-containing protein has product MADRLAQAISPYLRSHAANPVDWYPWGEEAFAAARERDVPVLVSIGYATCHWCHVMARESFSDPELAAYLNEHFVAIKVDREEHPDVDAVHLAAAGAFTRDLGWPLNVFVTPDDAAFYAGTYWPPVPVQGRASFRQVLQAVTEAWTQRRADVDTIAGELSAALSSAGEAFAPGGEELPSVEIASATAALAAAEDTAHGGFGTAPKFPVAPVLRFLLRSDGSGAGPGVALAVRTLRAMAASPLRDRLEGGFFRYATRADWSEPHYERMLYDNAVLLDAYTSAAARTGEDWARETAIGIARFLLDVLRVDGGVFASAQDSESTVDGVRTEGGYYALTADDRARQDPPALDRKVLTGWNGLAVGALAHAGFVLDQRELVSAASEAADWLLTHHVVGDGVLVRASLGGAVSSAVSTLEDHGMLAEGLARLACVTGSMRYADAACTLVDRVIDAGLSAPGSGDPVLAARGLAVSPDPSEGAYPSGRSATASAALTLYDLTGDSRYRSAAVALVAPLAAAAASQPIAFGALLDVVARLQGAHEQVVVVMPSEESTRSSSGGVLDVARTLDHATVVVATDSQATELAANGFALLEARSTIDHLPTAYRCLDFVCRLPVTSAEALRAQLT; this is encoded by the coding sequence GTGGCCGACCGTCTGGCGCAGGCGATCAGCCCGTACCTGCGCTCGCACGCCGCCAATCCGGTCGACTGGTATCCCTGGGGCGAGGAGGCGTTCGCCGCTGCCCGGGAGCGCGACGTGCCGGTGCTGGTCTCGATCGGATACGCCACCTGCCACTGGTGCCACGTGATGGCGCGGGAGTCGTTCTCCGATCCCGAGCTCGCGGCGTATCTCAACGAGCACTTCGTGGCGATCAAGGTCGACAGGGAGGAGCATCCCGACGTCGACGCCGTGCACCTGGCCGCCGCGGGCGCCTTCACTCGGGATCTCGGCTGGCCGCTCAACGTCTTCGTGACGCCGGACGACGCGGCGTTCTACGCCGGGACCTATTGGCCCCCCGTACCCGTGCAGGGGCGCGCCTCGTTCCGGCAGGTGCTGCAGGCCGTCACCGAGGCCTGGACGCAGCGCCGCGCCGATGTCGACACCATCGCGGGGGAGCTGTCGGCGGCTCTCTCATCGGCCGGGGAGGCGTTCGCACCCGGTGGCGAAGAGCTGCCCTCGGTCGAGATCGCGTCGGCGACGGCCGCGCTCGCGGCGGCGGAGGACACGGCCCATGGCGGGTTCGGGACCGCGCCCAAGTTCCCGGTCGCTCCCGTGCTCCGATTCCTGCTGCGGTCGGATGGGTCGGGCGCGGGTCCGGGCGTCGCCTTGGCGGTGCGCACGCTGCGTGCGATGGCCGCGTCTCCGCTCCGCGACCGGCTCGAAGGCGGGTTCTTCCGCTACGCCACCCGTGCCGACTGGAGCGAGCCGCACTACGAGCGGATGCTCTACGACAACGCCGTCCTGCTCGACGCCTACACGTCGGCGGCGGCCCGCACGGGGGAGGACTGGGCCCGCGAGACGGCCATCGGCATCGCACGGTTCCTCCTCGACGTGCTCAGGGTCGACGGAGGCGTGTTCGCCTCTGCGCAGGACTCCGAGAGCACGGTCGACGGCGTCCGCACCGAAGGCGGCTACTACGCGCTCACGGCCGACGACCGCGCTCGCCAGGATCCTCCGGCGCTCGACCGCAAGGTCCTCACAGGGTGGAACGGACTCGCCGTCGGGGCGCTCGCCCACGCGGGCTTCGTGCTGGACCAGCGCGAGCTCGTGTCGGCGGCGTCGGAGGCGGCCGACTGGCTGCTGACCCATCACGTCGTCGGCGACGGGGTGCTCGTGCGCGCGTCGCTGGGCGGGGCCGTATCGTCCGCCGTGTCGACCCTCGAGGACCACGGCATGCTCGCCGAGGGGCTGGCGCGGCTGGCCTGCGTCACCGGGTCGATGCGCTACGCGGACGCCGCCTGCACCCTCGTCGATCGCGTCATCGACGCCGGTCTCTCCGCCCCGGGCTCCGGCGACCCCGTGCTCGCCGCGCGCGGGCTCGCCGTGAGTCCCGACCCGTCGGAGGGCGCGTACCCGTCGGGCCGCAGCGCCACCGCCTCCGCCGCGCTCACCCTCTACGACCTCACGGGCGACTCTCGCTACCGTTCGGCGGCCGTCGCGCTGGTCGCGCCCCTCGCCGCCGCGGCGGCGTCGCAGCCGATCGCGTTCGGGGCCCTCCTCGACGTCGTGGCGCGCCTCCAGGGCGCCCACGAGCAGGTGGTCGTGGTGATGCCCTCCGAGGAGTCGACGCGATCGTCCTCCGGCGGCGTCCTCGACGTGGCGCGGACCCTCGATCACGCGACGGTCGTCGTGGCGACCGACTCGCAGGCGACGGAGCTCGCCGCGAACGGCTTCGCGCTGCTCGAGGCCCGCTCCACGATCGACCACCTCCCCACCGCCTATCGCTGCCTCGACTTCGTCTGCCGCCTCCCCGTCACCTCCGCCGAGGCCCTCCGCGCCCAGCTCACCTGA
- a CDS encoding DUF1684 domain-containing protein, with product MSEFSDGWNRWRQQRWAAVDGEFGIAALVATHWLSTTPQALPGLPGEWHVERGDIVGDDLTIEAGGEALLGGVLLKHMQRDDQIALRVFDPDSPGRTSLDRIDVFPLDAEWKTHGVFTPAVDESVGIEAIDGYVQDTAVAGHVRFEIGGESASFVVTGEGPEKFATFGDATNGVDTYGFRFLRIRVEGDDGAAIVDFNRAYLPNCAFADGYVCPLPPASNRLHVRVPAGERAVVRGD from the coding sequence GTGAGCGAGTTCTCGGACGGATGGAACCGGTGGCGGCAGCAGCGATGGGCCGCGGTCGACGGCGAGTTCGGCATCGCGGCGCTCGTCGCGACGCACTGGCTGAGCACGACACCGCAGGCACTGCCCGGGCTGCCGGGTGAGTGGCACGTCGAACGCGGCGACATCGTCGGCGACGACCTGACCATCGAGGCCGGCGGCGAGGCGCTGCTGGGCGGGGTCCTGCTCAAGCACATGCAGCGCGACGACCAGATCGCGCTCCGCGTGTTCGATCCAGACAGCCCGGGCAGGACGTCCCTCGACCGCATCGACGTCTTCCCTCTCGACGCCGAGTGGAAGACGCACGGGGTGTTCACGCCCGCCGTCGACGAGTCGGTCGGCATCGAGGCCATCGACGGCTACGTCCAGGACACGGCCGTCGCCGGGCACGTGCGCTTCGAGATCGGCGGCGAGTCGGCGTCCTTCGTCGTGACCGGCGAGGGCCCGGAGAAGTTCGCCACGTTCGGCGACGCCACGAACGGCGTCGACACCTACGGGTTCCGCTTCCTGCGGATCCGCGTCGAGGGCGACGACGGAGCCGCGATCGTCGACTTCAACCGCGCCTACCTCCCCAACTGCGCGTTCGCCGACGGGTACGTGTGCCCGTTGCCACCCGCATCCAACCGACTCCACGTGCGCGTCCCGGCGGGCGAGCGCGCCGTCGTCCGGGGGGACTGA